The sequence below is a genomic window from Cygnus atratus mitochondrion, complete genome.
CAGCTACTATAATCATTGCCATCCCCACCGGAATCAAAGTATTTAGCTGGCTAGCCACCCTGCACGGAGGAACAATTAAATGAGACCCCCCAATACTATGAGCCCTAGGATTTATTTTCCTATTTACCATCGGAGGACTAACAGGAATCGTCCTTGCAAACTCCTCCCTAGACATCGCCCTACACGACACATATTACGTAGTTGCCCACTTCCACTACGTCCTTTCCATGGGCGCCGTATTTGCCATTCTAGCGGGATTCACTCACTGATTCCCACTCCTCACCGGATTTACCCTGCACCAGACATGAGCAAAAGCCCACTTCGGAGTAATATTCACAGGAGTAAATCTAACATTCTTCCCTCAGCACTTCCTAGGCCTAGCAGGAATGCCCCGACGATACTCGGACTACCCCGATGCCTACACACTATGAAACACCGTTTCCTCCATCGGCTCCCTAATCTCAATAGTAGCCGTAATTATACTGATATTCATCATCTGAGAAGCCTTCTCAGCCAAGCGAAAAGTCCTACAACCAGAGCTAACCGCCACAAACATTGAATGAATCCACGGCTGCCCTCCCCCATACCACACCTTCGAAGAACCGGCTTTCGTCCAAGTACAAGAAAGGAAGGAATCGAACCCTCATACACTGGTTTCAAGCCAACTGCATTAACCACTCATGCTTCTTTCTTATGAGACGTTAGTAAACCAATTACATAGCCTTGTCAAGACTAAATCACAGGTAAAAATCCTGTACATCTCATGTGGCCAACCATTCCCAACTAGGATTCCAAGACGCCTCATCACCAATTATAGAAGAACTCGTCGAATTCCACGACCACGCCCTAATCGTTGCCCTGGCTATCTGTAGCCTAGTCCTATACCTCCTAGCCCACATGCTGACAGAAAAACTCTCATCCAACGCCGTAGACGCCCAAGAAGTAGAACTGATCTGGACAATCCTGCCTGCTGTCGTCCTGGTACTCCTCGCCTTGCCATCACTGCAAATCCTCTACATAATGGACGAAATTGACGAACCTGATCTCACACTAAAAGCCATCGGTCACCAATGATACTGAAGCTACGAATATACGGACTTCAAAGATTTATCATTTGACTCTTATATAGTACCCACCGCAGACTTACCAAATGGCCACTTCCGGCTACTAGAAGTTGACCACCGCGTGGTTATTCCAATAGAATCCCCCATCCGCGTAATCATTACCGCAGGAGATGTGCTTCACTCCTGAGCAGTCCCAACACTCGGAGTTAAAACAGACGCAATCCCAGGCCGACTAAACCAAACCTCATTCATCGCCACCCGGCCTGGAATTTTTTACGGACAG
It includes:
- the COX2 gene encoding cytochrome c oxidase subunit II; this encodes MANHSQLGFQDASSPIMEELVEFHDHALIVALAICSLVLYLLAHMLTEKLSSNAVDAQEVELIWTILPAVVLVLLALPSLQILYMMDEIDEPDLTLKAIGHQWYWSYEYTDFKDLSFDSYMVPTADLPNGHFRLLEVDHRVVIPMESPIRVIITAGDVLHSWAVPTLGVKTDAIPGRLNQTSFIATRPGIFYGQCSEICGANHSYMPIVVESTPLPHFEAWSSLLSSS